The following coding sequences are from one Formosa haliotis window:
- a CDS encoding SusC/RagA family TonB-linked outer membrane protein, translating into MKRKEGLTVGKIQGKIVLLLCLVLCTGMYAQNQTQTITGVVKGEDDMPLPGVSVLLEKEGKRTGAVTDFDGVFSIEAAMGDVLKFSYLGMTPQSLKVKSATMNVTMVEEVDALEEVVVIGYGTVKKKELTGAVAQVKSDDLEKIVTSDLSSALQGQAAGVNVITSATPGGDSEILIRGITSLSDNTPLYVVDGIVQEGDPRIPPSDIETIDILKDAASTAIYGSRGATGVIIITTKQGEAGALQVRLNASYGITHRNKAVPLMNSVEQTYFDIVTQRNITGASDDDAALSLQLLNNAYSFQNETDLNSLIFNNDVPVQNYNANISGGTNSITYNVSLGFYSQEGLQINSGYERFNVRSNTVYEKNKLRLQTSVGLSVDDRDIPQGNLVSQAIVYNPTQNSLDPDYYDVLDGGDGDDVNRLNWVLESIRTTQDVRSVRTNASLNANYEITDDLSAAVNTGITTTNTYGSEYRPYQEVVSDKGVVQTSPSNSYIRRSSGFRTSFSVDAGLTYNKKINDHDLTFTLFTTFEKYKNEQFAAQRLGATNPDLDVLDGATGDQSVSSGFDYTDTRIGTIGRIQYNYKDRYILSSSIRRDGSSKFDADQQWGTFPSVAAAWNISEENFWSGMKKTINSWKVRLSYGSVGNDRIRSYEFSPVISQDINYVGYNGTNETLNLGATQTSLANQLLKWETTTTSNIGMDFAFFKNKLTLSAEYYYASKEDMLFPVFLPLSVGGGYNATVTLNVGNMVNSGAELTMGYRMKTGKVNWRMNGTFSTNTNEITKINGNTDFLFTNDNGLVGRAPAQSRVTALSVGHEVASFFLWRTNGIVDTEEKLAEYQKIDSGARMGDVIFIDQNGDNMLDDNDRVYSGSGLPDFEIGYNLNLTYKSFDFSMNWYAAIGQEIMNGFDAWAYGFGRHKDQIYQWSEANPETSIPAFRGDIRTHRNFIGYSDLYLEDGSYLRLRQATIGYSLPKKTSEKLGLARFRLYATAQNALTFTSYSGYNPEIGGGIAGKGLDKGTGPTSAQYLLGLNLNF; encoded by the coding sequence ATGAAAAGAAAAGAAGGTTTAACTGTAGGGAAAATACAGGGTAAAATTGTTCTATTACTATGTTTAGTTTTGTGTACCGGGATGTATGCCCAAAACCAAACACAGACGATTACTGGAGTAGTTAAAGGAGAGGATGATATGCCTTTACCTGGGGTTTCTGTCCTTTTAGAAAAGGAAGGAAAACGTACTGGGGCTGTCACCGATTTTGATGGGGTATTTTCTATTGAAGCAGCAATGGGAGATGTATTGAAGTTTAGTTATTTAGGTATGACTCCGCAATCCCTAAAGGTAAAGTCGGCTACTATGAATGTTACCATGGTAGAAGAGGTGGATGCCTTAGAAGAAGTTGTTGTAATTGGTTACGGAACAGTTAAAAAGAAAGAACTAACTGGTGCAGTAGCACAAGTTAAATCAGATGATTTAGAGAAAATCGTAACTTCAGATTTGTCATCTGCATTACAAGGACAAGCAGCTGGTGTGAATGTTATCACATCGGCAACTCCAGGAGGAGATTCAGAAATTTTAATTCGTGGTATAACGTCGTTAAGCGATAATACGCCGCTATATGTTGTAGATGGTATAGTACAAGAAGGAGATCCAAGAATTCCACCTTCAGATATTGAGACTATCGATATCTTAAAAGATGCAGCTTCTACTGCAATCTATGGTTCTCGTGGTGCTACAGGGGTAATTATTATTACAACCAAACAAGGTGAAGCTGGGGCGTTGCAAGTAAGACTTAATGCAAGTTATGGTATTACGCATAGAAATAAGGCAGTGCCACTAATGAATTCTGTAGAGCAAACCTATTTTGATATAGTTACACAAAGAAATATTACTGGAGCCTCAGACGATGATGCGGCTTTAAGTTTACAATTATTGAATAATGCCTATTCGTTCCAGAACGAGACCGATTTAAATAGTTTAATATTTAATAACGATGTTCCAGTACAGAATTATAACGCGAATATTTCTGGAGGTACAAATTCTATTACCTATAACGTTTCGTTAGGATTTTACAGCCAGGAAGGGCTTCAAATTAACTCAGGTTACGAACGTTTTAATGTAAGGTCTAATACGGTTTATGAAAAAAATAAATTAAGGTTACAAACAAGTGTAGGTTTATCTGTAGACGATAGAGACATTCCTCAAGGAAACTTAGTGTCTCAAGCCATAGTATATAATCCCACCCAAAATAGTTTAGATCCAGATTATTATGATGTACTTGACGGAGGAGATGGAGACGATGTAAATCGACTAAACTGGGTTTTAGAAAGTATTAGAACAACCCAAGATGTTAGATCGGTTAGAACGAATGCTTCTTTAAATGCAAATTACGAAATTACAGATGATCTTTCTGCAGCAGTAAACACAGGTATAACAACTACAAATACCTATGGTAGTGAATACAGACCATATCAAGAAGTTGTTAGTGATAAAGGTGTGGTTCAAACCTCGCCTTCTAATAGCTATATTAGAAGGTCTAGTGGGTTTAGAACAAGTTTTAGTGTAGATGCTGGTTTAACTTATAACAAGAAAATTAACGATCATGATCTTACTTTTACTTTGTTTACAACGTTCGAAAAATATAAAAACGAGCAATTTGCAGCACAGCGATTAGGAGCTACTAATCCAGATTTAGATGTGTTAGATGGTGCTACGGGAGATCAAAGTGTATCGTCTGGTTTCGATTATACAGATACAAGAATTGGTACTATTGGTAGAATACAGTACAACTACAAAGATCGCTACATATTAAGTTCTAGTATTCGTCGTGATGGGTCCTCTAAATTTGATGCAGATCAGCAATGGGGAACATTCCCATCGGTTGCTGCGGCTTGGAATATTTCGGAAGAAAATTTTTGGTCAGGTATGAAAAAGACGATTAATAGCTGGAAGGTAAGATTGTCTTATGGTTCTGTGGGTAACGACAGAATTAGATCTTACGAATTTTCTCCAGTGATCTCTCAAGATATTAACTACGTGGGTTACAACGGTACTAACGAGACCTTAAATTTAGGTGCAACACAAACTAGTTTAGCAAACCAGTTACTAAAATGGGAAACCACTACTACAAGTAACATAGGTATGGATTTCGCTTTCTTCAAGAATAAATTAACCTTATCTGCAGAATATTATTACGCGAGTAAAGAAGATATGTTATTTCCAGTGTTTTTACCATTATCTGTGGGAGGTGGATATAATGCAACAGTAACGTTAAACGTAGGTAATATGGTGAATAGTGGTGCCGAATTAACTATGGGTTACCGCATGAAAACAGGAAAGGTAAATTGGAGAATGAACGGAACATTTTCAACCAACACCAACGAGATTACTAAAATTAATGGTAATACAGACTTTTTATTTACAAACGATAATGGTTTAGTTGGTAGAGCTCCAGCTCAATCTAGAGTAACAGCTTTATCTGTTGGTCATGAAGTAGCATCGTTCTTTTTATGGCGAACAAACGGTATCGTAGATACTGAAGAAAAATTAGCAGAATATCAAAAAATAGATAGCGGTGCACGAATGGGAGATGTCATTTTTATAGACCAAAATGGTGACAATATGTTAGATGATAACGACCGTGTGTATAGCGGAAGTGGTTTACCTGATTTCGAAATTGGTTATAATTTAAACTTAACCTATAAAAGTTTCGATTTCTCAATGAACTGGTACGCAGCAATTGGGCAGGAGATCATGAATGGTTTTGATGCTTGGGCTTATGGTTTTGGAAGACATAAAGATCAAATCTATCAATGGTCTGAAGCTAACCCAGAAACATCAATACCTGCTTTTAGAGGAGATATAAGAACCCATAGAAACTTTATAGGATATAGCGATTTATATCTTGAAGATGGATCTTATTTACGATTAAGACAAGCTACAATAGGTTATAGTTTACCTAAAAAAACAAGCGAAAAATTAGGATTAGCAAGATTCAGACTTTACGCTACAGCACAAAACGCTTTAACATTTACAAGTTATTCTGGTTATAACCCTGAAATTGGAGGTGGAATTGCTGGTAAAGGTTTAGATAAAGGAACAGGGCCAACATCGGCACAATATTTATTAGGACTTAATTTGAATTTTTAA
- a CDS encoding nucleotidyltransferase family protein: MPKVDASLNLKVIILAAGSSSRMGRPKQLLPWGNTTLLEHSLHTVLELESLETLVVLGANFNLIKEHIINYPVTILDNKTWQEGLGNSIAFAVNYICKSSEKVDAVLIVLADQPFIRPSYLKDMMASFQKIKNRFWHLNISIQN; encoded by the coding sequence ATGCCTAAAGTTGATGCATCTCTAAATTTAAAAGTTATTATTCTTGCTGCGGGGTCGTCTTCCAGAATGGGACGTCCTAAACAATTATTACCATGGGGAAATACAACACTTTTAGAGCATAGTTTGCACACTGTTTTAGAACTAGAATCATTGGAGACTTTAGTCGTTTTAGGTGCTAATTTTAATCTAATAAAAGAACATATTATTAATTACCCAGTAACCATCTTAGATAATAAAACGTGGCAAGAAGGGTTGGGGAATTCTATTGCGTTTGCAGTTAATTATATTTGTAAGTCTTCAGAAAAAGTGGATGCTGTACTTATTGTATTAGCAGATCAACCTTTTATACGTCCTTCCTACCTAAAGGATATGATGGCATCATTTCAAAAAATAAAAAACAGATTTTGGCATCTGAATATTTCAATTCAAAATTAG